A part of Aspergillus flavus chromosome 5, complete sequence genomic DNA contains:
- a CDS encoding 3-hydroxyisobutyrate dehydrogenase gives MELNQPQIGWYGLGSMGRPMAENLQRHLANNHERPLIYSNRTLSAGNTLKSLGAVPTTEFTDLVRRCDIVFTMIPNDDVLQRLMKLAFAGGSDLSNKIFVDCSTVHPDTIKKLSSDLAKHEAVLLSAPVFGGPSVAATGGLVFAISGPESACLTVEKYIADVMGRKLINCGENASNASLLKIGGNIITLSLMEAVGEAQVFAEKTGLGTEAMEQLITESFGPIAGGYSKRLTSGIYAPPLDTRPGFGISLAIKDAKHALSLAGEHDFKLPGLELVDQHMKAAREYGGECLDSSAMYGILRQQANLSFWNENSRQGGE, from the exons ATGGAATTAAATCAACCGCAAATCGGATGG TACGGGCTCGGGTCCATGGGCCGTCCGATGGCCGAGAATCTACAACGACATCTCGCGAATAACCACGAACGCCCATTGATATACTCCAATCGAACACTGAGTGCCGGAAATACACTCAAATCTCTCGGTGCTGTACCTACCACCGAGTTTACTGACCTTGTAAGACGATGTGACATCGTTTTTACAATG ATACCAAATGACGACGTTCTTCAACGACTCATGAAGCTTGCCTTTGCGGGTGGCTCAGACCTGTCAAACAAGATCTTCGTGGACTGCTCAACGGTCCATCCGGACACAATTAAGAAATTATCATCAGACTTGGCGAAGCATGAGGCTGTCCTTCTCTCCGCTCCCGTTTTCGGTGGTCCGTCTGTCGCAGCGACTGGAGGTCTTGTGTTTGCAATCAGCGGCCCCGAGTCCGCCTGTCTTACTGTGGAGAAGTATATTGCCGATGTCATGGGAAGGAAGCTTATCAACTGTGGGGAGAATGCGTCGAATGCATCGTTGCTCAAGATTGGCGG CAATATTATAACTCTCTCATTGATGGAGGCGGTTGGCGAAGCTCAGGTCTTTGCAGAAAAAACAGGTCTTGGGACCGAAGCAATGGAGCAGTTGATCACGGAGTCTTTTGGCCCTATTGCAGGGGGTTACTCCAAAAG ATTGACATCGGGAATATATGCACCACCACTGGATACACGACCGGGATTTGGCATCTCGTTGGCTATCAAAGACGCGAAACATGCACTTTCACTGGCCGGAGAGCACGACTTCAAACTACCTGGACTTGAGTTAGTCGATCAGCACATGAAAGCAGCACGAGAGTATGGTGGGGAATGCTTGGATAGCAGTGCCATGTATGGTATTCTGCGACAACAAGCTAATCTGAGCTTTTGGAACGAAAACAGTCGTCAGGGTGGAGAATAG